The following are from one region of the Ischnura elegans chromosome X, ioIscEleg1.1, whole genome shotgun sequence genome:
- the LOC124171512 gene encoding uncharacterized protein LOC124171512 → MDFGCSSSFEDNTNAVREPSSPLEEIVPPPSPFLSRQISPHSSPINRNFVKEKRKLKGKNISPYERTKERLSQIEEEKLKFKKEIEGKMLNVLNQILKSLNDLQQTESRKAAAAEKQADAFEKISECLQNYLIKK, encoded by the exons ATGGACTTTGGATGTAGTAGTAGCTTTGAAGATAATACCAATGCAG TAAGAGAACCCTCCTCGCCCTTGGAAGAGATAGTGCCTCCACCCTCTCCATTTTTGTCAAGGCAGATATCTCCTCATTCTTCCCCAATTAATAGGAAttttgtgaaagagaagagaaaactcAAAG GCAAGAACATTTCTCCTTATGAAAGAACGAAGGAAAGGCTTTCTCAGATAGaggaagagaaattgaaatttaaaaaagagattgaaggaaaaatgttaaacgttcttaatcaaattttaaaatctttaaatgacCTCCAACAAACTGAAAGTAGAAAAGCAGCTGCAGCTGAGAAGCAAGCTGATGCTTTTGAAAAGATTTCAGAATGcctacaaaattatttaataaaaaagtaa